One part of the [Pantoea] beijingensis genome encodes these proteins:
- the katG gene encoding catalase/peroxidase HPI, with amino-acid sequence MFKKILPLLITLAMTNGMSAAWADEKSPSTNFYQPNTLDLSPLRLHSAESNPYGSDFNYAKEFNSLDLAAVKKDIQAVLTTSQDWWPADYGNYGPFFIRMAWHGAGTYRTYDGRGGASGGQQRFEPLNSWPDNVNLDKARRLLLPIKMKYGAQISWGDLMVLTGNVALESMGFKTLGFAGGREDDWQSDLVYWGAGNKILSSNRDKNGHLPKPLAATQRGLIYVNPEGPNGKPDPLASAKDIREAFGRMAMDDEETVALIAGGHTFGKAHGAASPEKCVGPAPDGAAIEDQGLGWKNKCGTGNGKDTIGSGLEGAWTSSPTHFTLQYLNNLYKYDWVLNKSPAGAWQWVPKNAKNVVPDAHDPSELHPLMMFTTDIALKVDPEYKKVTTRFLDNPEEFELAFARAWFKLTHRDMGPKARYLGNEIPKDNFIWQDPIPAADYKTIESADITTLKETILKAGLSDSDLIRTAWASASSFRVTDYRGGDNGARIRLLPQKNWEVNDPAKLDSILTSLADIQNGFNKDRTDGKKVSLSDLIVLAGNTAVEDAAKKAGYTITLPFTPGRTDAAQSDTDIESFGALEPVADGFRNYYAKDKNTVSPVEALIDKSGKLDLTVPEMTVLLGGLRVLDANTGGAKEGVLTATPGQLNNSFFVNLLDMSTRWSASPKSAGLYDGVERKSGQHKWTASSVDLIFGSNPELRAVAEVYASDDAKEKFVNDFAKAWTKVMNLDRFDLKKG; translated from the coding sequence ATGTTTAAGAAAATACTCCCGCTCTTAATCACACTGGCAATGACCAATGGAATGTCTGCGGCATGGGCCGATGAGAAATCACCCTCAACAAACTTTTACCAACCCAATACACTGGATCTCTCCCCCCTTCGTTTACACAGTGCAGAATCAAATCCTTATGGCAGTGACTTTAACTATGCAAAAGAATTCAACTCGCTGGATTTAGCAGCGGTTAAAAAAGATATACAGGCCGTACTGACGACCTCGCAAGATTGGTGGCCTGCAGATTACGGTAATTATGGCCCGTTCTTTATTCGTATGGCATGGCATGGCGCAGGGACTTATCGAACCTATGACGGCCGGGGCGGTGCATCTGGCGGACAACAACGATTTGAGCCACTTAACAGCTGGCCTGATAACGTTAACCTTGATAAGGCTCGCAGGTTACTATTGCCGATCAAAATGAAATATGGCGCGCAGATATCATGGGGAGACCTGATGGTGCTGACCGGTAACGTTGCGCTTGAATCCATGGGATTTAAAACACTGGGCTTTGCCGGTGGACGCGAAGACGACTGGCAGTCTGATTTAGTTTACTGGGGCGCGGGGAATAAAATTCTCTCCAGCAACCGTGATAAAAATGGCCATCTCCCGAAACCGCTAGCGGCCACCCAGCGGGGACTTATTTATGTTAATCCGGAAGGCCCGAATGGAAAACCGGACCCACTTGCTTCTGCGAAAGATATCCGGGAAGCCTTTGGAAGAATGGCCATGGATGATGAAGAAACCGTCGCATTAATTGCCGGAGGACACACATTTGGTAAAGCACATGGTGCAGCTTCCCCTGAAAAATGCGTAGGTCCGGCACCTGACGGCGCGGCAATTGAAGACCAGGGATTAGGCTGGAAAAATAAGTGCGGAACGGGTAACGGAAAAGACACTATCGGAAGTGGACTGGAAGGGGCATGGACAAGTTCTCCAACGCATTTTACCCTACAGTATCTGAACAACTTATATAAATATGACTGGGTGCTCAATAAGAGTCCTGCTGGCGCATGGCAATGGGTTCCCAAAAATGCCAAAAATGTCGTACCGGATGCACATGACCCTTCAGAACTGCATCCGCTCATGATGTTTACCACCGATATCGCATTGAAAGTTGACCCTGAATATAAGAAAGTCACCACGCGTTTTCTTGATAATCCAGAAGAGTTCGAGCTGGCATTTGCCAGGGCCTGGTTCAAACTAACGCATCGTGATATGGGGCCGAAAGCTCGCTACCTTGGCAATGAAATTCCGAAAGATAACTTTATCTGGCAGGATCCTATCCCGGCGGCGGATTATAAAACCATTGAAAGTGCCGATATCACCACCCTCAAAGAGACGATTTTAAAAGCAGGTCTCTCTGATTCAGATCTGATCAGAACGGCCTGGGCTTCAGCCTCTTCATTCCGGGTTACGGATTACAGAGGCGGCGATAACGGGGCCCGTATTCGTTTATTACCGCAGAAAAATTGGGAAGTAAACGACCCGGCAAAACTGGATAGCATTCTGACGTCGTTAGCGGATATCCAGAACGGCTTTAATAAAGACCGTACTGATGGGAAAAAGGTTTCTCTCTCCGACCTGATTGTTCTGGCCGGAAATACGGCAGTCGAAGATGCAGCCAAAAAAGCCGGATATACAATTACCCTGCCCTTTACGCCAGGCCGGACAGATGCCGCACAGAGTGATACCGATATAGAATCTTTCGGCGCGCTGGAACCCGTAGCTGATGGTTTCAGAAACTACTATGCGAAGGATAAAAATACCGTATCGCCTGTCGAAGCGCTCATTGATAAGTCCGGTAAGCTTGATTTGACCGTTCCGGAAATGACCGTACTGCTTGGTGGGCTTCGCGTGTTGGATGCCAATACCGGAGGCGCGAAAGAGGGGGTCCTGACGGCTACGCCAGGACAGCTTAACAACAGTTTCTTTGTTAATCTGCTGGATATGTCAACCCGCTGGTCCGCATCGCCCAAATCTGCCGGGCTATATGACGGCGTTGAGCGCAAGTCGGGGCAACACAAATGGACAGCCAGTTCCGTTGATTTAATCTTCGGGTCCAACCCTGAGTTACGTGCCGTTGCTGAAGTCTATGCGTCGGATGATGCAAAAGAGAAGTTTGTTAATGACTTTGCGAAAGCATGGACGAAGGTCATGAACCTTGACCGTTTCGATCTGAAAAAAGGGTAA
- a CDS encoding polyphenol oxidase family protein, with translation MQNTWPEHTLFSPLLTSLGWVEHAFYPAGHNPPAASAYAHQRHSPDIILDHEAIPPKQRDADGVIALSDRPVAIYTADCLPVLIADERQHHVAAVHAGLKGALAGVLLTAVSRLIEQGAIPNSLYIAIGPAIGPCCYELGSEVLGEIQRNPLLHHTPLWQRKQPVNPDAIRPQAQATRDSVWFDLPALAQQMLQQLGVPATQIDRVPVCTYCTAEANSSYRRNTHFSQGYRQRFSWIRRRD, from the coding sequence ATGCAAAATACCTGGCCCGAACACACGCTTTTTTCTCCCCTGCTTACCTCATTGGGATGGGTTGAACATGCGTTTTATCCAGCCGGGCATAATCCCCCCGCCGCAAGCGCCTATGCCCATCAACGGCATAGCCCTGATATCATTCTGGATCATGAAGCTATTCCGCCAAAGCAACGGGATGCGGACGGCGTAATAGCTCTGAGCGATCGCCCCGTCGCAATCTATACCGCGGATTGTCTGCCCGTGTTAATTGCAGACGAGCGTCAGCACCATGTTGCTGCCGTGCATGCCGGGTTAAAAGGCGCGCTTGCCGGAGTGTTACTCACGGCGGTCAGCCGTCTGATTGAGCAGGGCGCGATACCAAATAGCCTGTACATTGCCATCGGCCCTGCCATTGGCCCCTGCTGCTATGAGCTGGGAAGTGAGGTATTGGGTGAGATACAGCGAAACCCGCTGCTGCATCACACGCCGCTGTGGCAACGTAAACAGCCCGTCAATCCTGACGCCATCCGCCCTCAGGCACAGGCTACGCGCGACAGCGTATGGTTTGATTTACCTGCTCTGGCCCAACAGATGCTGCAACAACTGGGCGTACCGGCGACTCAAATCGACCGGGTACCGGTCTGTACCTATTGCACAGCAGAAGCGAACTCCAGCTATCGCCGGAACACCCATTTTTCACAGGGCTACCGGCAGCGTTTTTCCTGGATCCGGCGGCGCGATTAA
- a CDS encoding gluconate:H+ symporter, with protein sequence MPITIIAIGVILLLVLMIVFKLNGFIALVLVSALVGIAEGMTPLEAVASIQKGIGGTLGGLAMILGFGAMLGRLVSDTGAAQRVATTLIAAFGKERLQWALVITGLIVGLAMFYEVGFVLLLPLVFTIVAAAQMPLLYVGVPMVAALSVTHCFLPPHPGPTAIATIFGANLGTTLLYGLIITIPTVIISGPVFSRFLKSFEREPPEGLFNPKIFEEHEMPGFWVSIFAAITPVILMAVAAVCELTLPEANPLRQFFEFVGNPAVALFISVVIAVLTLGLRNGRKMEDVMDMCGASIAAIAMIVFIIAGGGAFKQVLVDSGVGDYIANMMKGSSLSPLLMCWTVAAMLRVALGSATVAAITTAGIVTPIIAVTHTDPALMVLAVGAGSVIASHVNDPGFWLFKGYFNLTVVETLKTWTVLETLISILGLAGVLILNAIIH encoded by the coding sequence ATGCCGATTACAATAATTGCGATAGGCGTGATTTTATTATTGGTCCTGATGATTGTATTTAAGCTCAATGGTTTTATTGCATTGGTGCTGGTGTCCGCACTGGTAGGTATTGCGGAAGGTATGACGCCGCTTGAAGCAGTCGCCTCGATTCAAAAAGGGATTGGCGGAACGCTGGGTGGGCTGGCGATGATCCTGGGGTTTGGTGCCATGCTCGGGCGCCTTGTCTCCGATACCGGCGCGGCGCAACGCGTCGCGACGACCTTGATAGCAGCATTCGGTAAAGAGCGGTTGCAGTGGGCGCTTGTCATAACCGGGCTGATTGTCGGTTTGGCGATGTTTTACGAAGTTGGTTTTGTCCTGCTGTTGCCGCTGGTGTTTACTATTGTTGCCGCAGCACAGATGCCGCTGTTGTACGTGGGGGTGCCGATGGTTGCCGCACTGTCGGTGACTCACTGTTTCTTGCCGCCGCATCCCGGCCCAACGGCGATCGCCACCATATTTGGCGCAAACCTTGGCACCACGCTGCTTTACGGGCTGATTATTACTATTCCCACCGTCATTATCTCCGGCCCGGTTTTCTCACGGTTTCTGAAAAGTTTTGAGCGGGAACCGCCGGAAGGGCTGTTTAATCCAAAAATCTTTGAAGAACACGAAATGCCTGGTTTTTGGGTCAGTATTTTTGCGGCGATCACGCCGGTGATCCTGATGGCTGTTGCTGCGGTATGCGAGTTAACGTTGCCAGAAGCAAACCCGCTGCGTCAGTTCTTTGAATTTGTGGGTAATCCAGCGGTTGCGCTGTTTATCTCGGTCGTGATTGCCGTGCTGACGCTAGGATTGCGTAACGGACGTAAAATGGAAGACGTCATGGATATGTGCGGTGCTTCGATTGCCGCTATTGCAATGATTGTCTTTATTATTGCCGGGGGGGGTGCATTTAAACAGGTGTTGGTAGATAGCGGCGTGGGCGACTATATCGCGAATATGATGAAAGGTTCTTCATTGTCGCCTTTGTTGATGTGCTGGACGGTTGCTGCAATGTTGCGTGTGGCGCTAGGGTCCGCGACCGTAGCGGCGATTACGACCGCCGGCATTGTCACGCCAATTATTGCCGTAACGCATACCGATCCGGCGTTGATGGTACTGGCTGTCGGTGCCGGTAGCGTGATCGCTTCACATGTTAACGATCCGGGTTTCTGGTTGTTTAAAGGCTACTTTAATTTAACCGTGGTTGAAACGCTGAAAACATGGACGGTACTGGAAACGCTGATCTCTATACTGGGTTTAGCCGGGGTGCTGATATTAAACGCGATCATTCATTGA
- the idnD gene encoding L-idonate 5-dehydrogenase, whose product MSLNTQSCMINGKEDVKVITQQVNYQGEGTLVRITRGGICGSDLHYYQHGKVGSFDIKMPMILGHEVIGHVVQSDDPALLPQQKVAINPAKPCGQCKYCLNHEENQCVGMRFFGSAMYFPHVDGGFTQYKIVDTSQCIPFANDANDSVMVFAEPLAVCIHAANQAGDLTGKNVFISGVGPIGCLIAAAVKAKGANEIICTDVSARSLMLSEKMGATHTLDAASGDFSSYLAGKGYFDVSFEASGHPSSLQRCLDVTRARGTLVQVGMGGTIPHFPIMTLIAKEINLVGSFRFTEEFNTAVEWLSHGTVDPLPLFSAEYHLDDIDAALIFAGDKQKAAKVQLIFD is encoded by the coding sequence ATGAGCTTGAATACCCAGTCCTGCATGATCAACGGTAAAGAAGACGTTAAAGTCATCACCCAGCAGGTGAATTATCAGGGAGAGGGAACGCTGGTGCGCATTACCCGCGGCGGTATTTGTGGTTCCGATCTGCACTATTACCAACATGGCAAAGTGGGCAGTTTCGATATCAAAATGCCGATGATACTGGGGCATGAGGTTATTGGTCATGTGGTGCAGAGCGACGATCCGGCGTTACTGCCGCAGCAAAAGGTGGCGATTAACCCTGCCAAACCTTGCGGGCAGTGCAAATATTGCCTTAACCATGAAGAAAACCAGTGTGTTGGCATGCGTTTTTTCGGTAGCGCCATGTATTTTCCACACGTTGACGGTGGTTTTACTCAATATAAAATCGTTGATACATCGCAGTGTATTCCGTTTGCGAATGATGCAAATGATTCGGTGATGGTGTTTGCCGAGCCGCTAGCTGTCTGTATCCATGCGGCAAACCAGGCGGGCGATCTCACCGGTAAGAACGTGTTTATTTCTGGCGTAGGGCCGATTGGTTGCCTGATTGCGGCAGCGGTGAAAGCTAAAGGCGCGAATGAGATCATCTGCACTGATGTGAGTGCGCGTTCACTGATGCTGTCAGAAAAAATGGGCGCAACGCATACACTGGACGCTGCCAGCGGGGATTTTAGTTCTTATCTGGCAGGAAAAGGCTACTTTGATGTCTCTTTTGAAGCATCTGGCCACCCCTCTTCGTTACAACGTTGCCTTGACGTCACCCGTGCCAGAGGGACGCTGGTACAGGTTGGTATGGGCGGCACCATTCCCCACTTCCCCATCATGACACTGATTGCGAAAGAGATAAATTTGGTTGGATCTTTTCGCTTTACTGAAGAATTTAACACTGCCGTTGAGTGGTTGAGTCATGGGACAGTGGATCCGCTGCCGTTATTCAGCGCTGAGTACCATTTGGATGATATTGATGCGGCGCTCATTTTCGCCGGAGACAAGCAAAAAGCTGCCAAAGTTCAGTTGATTTTTGATTAA
- the idnO gene encoding gluconate 5-dehydrogenase, which produces MNTLFSLENKRVLITGSGRGIGFLLAKGLAEAGGEVILNATTQAGAERAAAQLSARGHTAHALAFDVTQSAQVNAAIEQIENQIGAIDVLVNNAGIQRRRPFLEFSEQEWNEVIAVNQTAVFLVSQAVARRMVPRQQGKIINIGSMQSELGRETITPYAASKGAVTMLTRGMCVELARHNIQINGIAPGYFKTEMTQALVDDEAFNAWLTKRTPAARWGNPEELIGAAVFLASKAADFVNGHLLFVDGGMRVAV; this is translated from the coding sequence ATGAACACACTTTTCTCTTTAGAAAACAAACGAGTATTAATCACCGGTTCCGGACGGGGCATCGGTTTTCTGCTGGCGAAAGGTTTGGCTGAGGCGGGGGGCGAAGTGATTCTGAACGCCACAACGCAAGCCGGTGCAGAAAGAGCGGCTGCACAGTTAAGCGCGCGGGGGCACACCGCCCATGCACTGGCGTTTGATGTCACGCAATCTGCCCAGGTGAATGCAGCCATTGAGCAGATAGAAAACCAGATCGGCGCTATTGATGTGCTGGTGAACAACGCTGGTATTCAGCGTCGCCGTCCGTTCCTTGAATTCTCTGAACAAGAGTGGAATGAAGTCATTGCCGTGAATCAAACGGCGGTGTTTCTGGTTTCACAGGCGGTGGCGCGCAGGATGGTGCCACGCCAGCAGGGTAAAATTATCAATATTGGCTCGATGCAGAGCGAACTAGGGCGCGAGACAATTACGCCTTATGCCGCGTCAAAAGGCGCCGTTACCATGTTAACACGTGGAATGTGTGTCGAACTCGCGCGGCACAATATTCAGATCAACGGCATTGCGCCGGGTTATTTCAAAACGGAAATGACACAGGCGCTGGTCGACGATGAAGCCTTTAACGCATGGCTGACTAAGCGCACCCCGGCAGCACGTTGGGGGAACCCAGAAGAGTTGATTGGTGCTGCCGTATTTCTCGCGTCAAAAGCGGCAGATTTTGTAAATGGCCATCTGCTTTTTGTCGATGGAGGGATGCGCGTGGCGGTATAG